In the genome of Vanacampus margaritifer isolate UIUO_Vmar chromosome 1, RoL_Vmar_1.0, whole genome shotgun sequence, one region contains:
- the fosaa gene encoding protein c-Fos isoform X2 has protein sequence MVQPTIITSVSPSPGCERANEPQSSRQATPIRESRNKGKNAARKAKAEQLSPEEEEKKRIRRERNKMAAAKCRNRRRELTDTLQAETDKLEEEKESLETEIANLLKEKERLEFILATHKPLCQMSEDMEFQESAGSPEIIPPSPEEDRLPDDGVQEAPSIQDMDIPSDPSVAISGNSNILLCASAEINICDLEPSLDIKGGLLDAMLPTLEDKPRMETARSVPDIDLSGSLGVSDWETLYKSVSSDMEPLSTPVVTSTPTCSSYLSVFTFSCPELDLLTEGLDSHRGGGGGGGGGGGKAESVDHLNSPTLLAL, from the exons ATGGTCCAGCCTACAATCATTACATCTGTCTCCCCGTCTCCGGGTTGCGAGCGAGCCAATGAGCCGCAGAGCTCTCGCCAGGCAACACCCATAAGAGAGAGCAGAAATAAGGGAAAGAATGCGGCGAGGAAGGCGAAAGCAGAGCAG CTGTCtccggaggaggaggagaagaagaggatCAGGAGGGAGAGGAATAAAATGGCTGCTGCCAAGTGCCGCAACCGACGGAGGGAACTGACGGATACGCTGCAAGCT GAGACGGACAAACTGGAGGAGGAAAAAGAATCCTTGGAGACAGAAATCGCCAACCTCCTCAAAGAGAAGGAGCGGCTGGAGTTCATCCTGGCCACGCATAAACCGCTGTGCCAAATGTCTGAGGACATGGAGTTCCAGGAGTCCGCCGGATCCCCAGAAATAATCCCGCCCAGTCCGGAGGAGGACCGGCTCCCGGACGACGGCGTTCAGGAGGCTCCTTCGATCCAAGACATGGACATCCCCAGCGATCCGTCCGTGGCCATCTCGGGGAACTCCAACATCCTGTTGTGCGCCAGCGCCGAAATCAACATCTGCGATCTGGAGCCCTCTCTGGACATTAAAGGGGGGCTCCTGGACGCAATGCTGCCCACTTTGGAGGACAAGCCGCGCATGGAGACGGCCCGGTCCGTCCCGGACATCGACTTGAGCGGCTCCCTTGGGGTCTCAGACTGGGAGACCCTGTACAAGTCCGTCTCGAGTGATATGGAGCCCCTCAGTACTCCCGTAGTGACCTCCACTCCGACCTGCAGCAGCTACCTGTCCGTGTTCACCTTCTCCTGCCCCGAGCTGGACTTGCTCACAGAGGGACTGGACAGCcatagaggaggaggaggaggaggaggaggaggaggaggaaaagccGAATCTGTCGATCACCTCAACTCCCCAACTTTGCTGGCCTTATGA